A stretch of the Duncaniella dubosii genome encodes the following:
- a CDS encoding glucosaminidase domain-containing protein → MYRILFPLLFMLLPILSEAKTPIFGKAEIDVDYMYEYVCRHNPKFQREVAEAFYNVGERYGIRGDIALCQAIIETGWFRFDNGTAVQPNAHNYCGLGVKKRGDKGCRFRDIEEGVTAMMQHLYAYACSGNLPDGENMVDPRFTYVKRGCAPTWEKLAGRWAMNPRYGKNILQIYSGLVTHAKSDNLASQQNIYKAKVIQRIEVELPDGLIDIDHLSPEYGHDVDDSDDIANNDLFK, encoded by the coding sequence ATGTACCGTATATTATTCCCGCTCCTGTTCATGCTGCTGCCGATTCTGTCCGAAGCCAAAACCCCTATTTTCGGGAAAGCCGAGATAGATGTCGATTATATGTATGAATATGTGTGCCGCCATAACCCCAAGTTCCAGCGCGAGGTTGCCGAAGCGTTCTACAATGTCGGCGAGCGCTATGGCATCCGTGGCGATATCGCCCTCTGCCAGGCCATAATCGAGACCGGATGGTTCAGATTTGACAACGGAACAGCCGTTCAGCCCAATGCCCACAACTATTGCGGGCTTGGAGTGAAAAAACGCGGCGACAAGGGCTGCAGATTCCGCGACATCGAGGAAGGAGTCACAGCCATGATGCAACATCTCTACGCCTATGCGTGTTCCGGCAATCTCCCTGACGGAGAAAACATGGTCGACCCGCGTTTCACCTATGTCAAGCGCGGCTGCGCCCCGACGTGGGAAAAACTCGCGGGCCGATGGGCCATGAACCCGCGCTACGGCAAAAACATACTTCAGATTTACTCCGGGCTGGTCACTCATGCCAAGTCGGACAATCTTGCCTCACAGCAAAACATCTACAAGGCCAAAGTCATCCAGCGGATCGAGGTCGAACTTCCCGACGGACTCATCGACATCGACCATCTCTCTCCTGAATACGGCCATGATGTGGACGACAGCGATGACATTGCCAACAACGATCTATTCAAATGA
- a CDS encoding DUF4906 domain-containing protein translates to MSDSEKLAALHSETTNAFYFYENLQGKGKEGTPTDKHQQVNQQDKTDGVVSYPDGIDPTNISWKDAKKYGSYIEVKAYYKSGNEKEGEGEITYRFMLGKDAALDYNAERNHHYKLTLKFKGWANDVDWHIDYRKEPETKLRFPHPFYISYLYGQTAMIPLEFDAPKDVKIKNITARIITNNWSPLDCKDGFDGGTAQPSNWWNGAYARYVSTSNVVNNKPWNGFLSLRKPVNLVALPEPKNLEHNEPSILNKEHYEDENLGYRLYSADELKISDYQLYEAMDDDKPHVSWDNGTYYVKIPIWTRARQLIARTGYTGNNPYNAYYRQAIVNVVVELEDGTILDSSDSKVTMNPDDAIQNIEVKQVHRLVNPKGIYRSSNNTKSFDVELKVLEDDADVEFKNLKSAGPWRAYVIRESDENFISLEGFSTDKRPDTTSEADYTFKYSGDILTRRSIEGRNDTEIAFRINFNGTSNGVPRYAIIRVEYNYYSCYHLIFVRQGYEAHDTFDNGIKWCTGNNISKDEITSNPLDEGTLFKFGNWNGIKTGNNVNSKTPWRKITPDNFKAKRRKQKA, encoded by the coding sequence ATGTCTGACTCTGAAAAACTTGCAGCATTACACTCTGAAACAACCAACGCGTTTTATTTCTATGAGAATCTACAAGGCAAAGGAAAGGAAGGAACACCTACCGACAAACATCAGCAGGTCAACCAGCAGGACAAGACTGATGGCGTTGTGTCTTATCCCGATGGCATAGACCCAACCAATATCTCTTGGAAAGATGCCAAGAAATACGGATCATATATAGAGGTTAAAGCCTACTATAAATCAGGAAATGAAAAAGAAGGTGAAGGTGAAATCACCTATCGCTTTATGCTTGGCAAAGATGCTGCCCTTGACTACAATGCCGAACGAAACCATCACTATAAACTCACCCTTAAGTTCAAAGGGTGGGCTAACGACGTGGACTGGCATATCGACTACCGAAAAGAGCCTGAGACAAAACTACGCTTTCCACATCCATTCTATATCTCCTATCTCTATGGACAGACCGCAATGATCCCTCTCGAATTCGATGCGCCAAAGGATGTTAAAATAAAAAATATCACGGCAAGAATAATAACCAACAACTGGTCTCCATTGGATTGCAAAGATGGATTCGATGGTGGCACAGCACAGCCATCTAATTGGTGGAATGGAGCCTATGCCAGATATGTAAGTACATCTAATGTTGTAAATAATAAACCATGGAACGGTTTTCTTTCACTAAGAAAACCGGTTAACCTTGTCGCACTTCCAGAACCTAAGAATCTGGAACATAATGAGCCGTCAATTTTAAACAAAGAACATTACGAAGACGAAAATTTAGGATATCGTTTATATTCCGCAGATGAATTAAAAATAAGTGATTATCAATTATATGAGGCTATGGATGATGATAAGCCACATGTAAGTTGGGACAATGGAACATATTATGTAAAAATACCTATATGGACACGAGCCAGACAGCTTATTGCCAGAACTGGATATACTGGCAACAACCCTTACAACGCTTATTATCGTCAAGCCATTGTGAATGTAGTCGTTGAATTAGAAGACGGGACTATTCTTGACAGTTCTGATTCAAAAGTTACTATGAATCCGGATGATGCTATTCAGAACATAGAAGTAAAACAGGTACACAGACTTGTAAATCCCAAAGGAATATATCGTAGTAGCAATAATACTAAGAGTTTCGATGTTGAATTAAAAGTTTTGGAAGATGATGCCGATGTCGAATTCAAAAATTTGAAAAGTGCAGGCCCATGGCGTGCATATGTCATAAGGGAATCGGATGAAAATTTCATATCACTAGAAGGATTCTCCACTGACAAAAGACCTGATACAACATCCGAAGCAGACTACACATTCAAGTATTCTGGAGATATCCTTACACGCAGGTCAATCGAAGGAAGAAATGATACCGAAATTGCATTCCGAATAAATTTTAATGGAACATCCAACGGTGTCCCACGATATGCTATTATACGTGTAGAATACAATTATTATTCTTGTTATCATCTGATTTTTGTGCGTCAAGGCTATGAAGCTCATGACACATTTGATAACGGTATAAAGTGGTGTACAGGAAACAATATAAGCAAAGATGAAATTACCAGTAATCCGTTAGACGAAGGAACATTATTTAAATTCGGCAACTGGAACGGAATAAAAACAGGAAACAATGTAAATAGCAAAACTCCTTGGAGAAAAATAACGCCCGATAATTTTAAAGCAAAACGCCGCAAACAAAAAGCTTGA
- a CDS encoding lipid-A-disaccharide synthase, giving the protein MKYFFSAGEASGDLHAAQVIKELLKLDPEADICFLGGDRMADASGRAPLIHFSRMAFMGFIDVARHLPEVLGNLRTAKEAIRTQRPDAVVLVDYPGFNLKLAKYAKGLGIKVFYYIAPKLWAWKSYRIKQIRRYVDEVFSILPFEPAWFSEREVEVTYVGNPSVEEVEDAIRALPSRGEFFAAHGLADRPVLALVPGSRVGEIKANLPVMDAVARRHPGLQAVVAGAPSLSGSSMRGLPTSRLSTGLLSV; this is encoded by the coding sequence ATGAAATATTTCTTCTCGGCCGGAGAGGCATCCGGCGACCTGCATGCCGCTCAGGTCATAAAGGAGCTTCTGAAACTCGACCCCGAAGCCGACATCTGTTTTCTCGGCGGCGACCGCATGGCTGATGCCTCTGGCCGCGCTCCGCTAATCCATTTCAGCCGCATGGCGTTCATGGGCTTCATTGACGTGGCCAGACATCTGCCCGAGGTGCTCGGCAATCTCAGGACCGCCAAGGAGGCCATACGCACTCAGCGCCCCGACGCAGTGGTGCTTGTCGACTATCCCGGTTTCAACCTCAAGCTCGCCAAGTATGCCAAGGGACTTGGCATAAAGGTGTTCTACTACATCGCGCCGAAGCTTTGGGCGTGGAAATCATATCGCATCAAGCAGATCAGGCGCTATGTCGACGAGGTGTTCTCGATTCTACCCTTTGAACCGGCATGGTTTTCCGAGCGCGAGGTCGAGGTGACCTACGTAGGCAATCCTTCGGTAGAGGAGGTCGAGGATGCCATCAGGGCGCTGCCGTCGCGTGGCGAATTTTTCGCCGCCCACGGGCTTGCCGACCGCCCGGTTCTCGCGCTCGTGCCCGGAAGCAGGGTGGGGGAGATAAAGGCCAATCTGCCGGTGATGGACGCTGTGGCGCGTCGTCATCCCGGTTTACAGGCGGTGGTTGCGGGTGCGCCCTCGCTCAGCGGGAGTTCTATGCGCGGTTTACCGACTTCCCGGTTGTCGACGGGGCTACTCTCGGTCTGA
- a CDS encoding PepSY-like domain-containing protein: MKKILLLLLLVTMTGGVAHAFIDKYTINRENLPEEALEMLDEYFPKAKVSMIKVDRHLLKKTDYDVKLVNGTKIEFSNAGKWQSVDCKKREVPEGLVPRTIRNYVGKNGNGAKIVSIKKKLSGYEIGLSDGVGMKFNLLGQFKSIITDSEEDNDE, translated from the coding sequence ATGAAAAAAATTCTACTTCTTCTCCTTCTCGTCACAATGACAGGAGGAGTCGCACACGCCTTTATCGACAAGTACACAATCAACCGCGAGAATCTGCCTGAAGAGGCTCTCGAAATGCTCGACGAGTATTTCCCGAAAGCGAAGGTGAGCATGATCAAGGTCGACCGCCATCTGCTCAAAAAGACCGACTACGATGTAAAACTCGTCAACGGCACTAAAATCGAATTTTCAAACGCCGGCAAATGGCAGTCGGTCGACTGCAAGAAGCGCGAAGTGCCCGAAGGGCTTGTCCCACGCACCATCCGGAACTATGTTGGCAAAAACGGCAACGGAGCAAAGATTGTCAGCATAAAGAAAAAACTCAGCGGTTATGAAATCGGACTTTCCGACGGCGTGGGAATGAAATTCAATCTTCTCGGCCAGTTCAAGAGCATCATAACCGACAGCGAAGAAGATAATGACGAATAA
- a CDS encoding glycosyltransferase family protein has protein sequence MANSRVAMVTSGTAALECALAGCPQVVCYRAVGWKWAHDIFLHILKIPYASLPNLVGGKIDRLTRNEVNREAVRTGVRGCVVPEMLVHNCTPEMVDRQLAPLIGDTSERRAQLDGYDRVRRILHTDSSAAANVAALILRSLGGR, from the coding sequence ATGGCTAATTCGCGTGTGGCTATGGTGACATCGGGCACTGCGGCGCTCGAATGTGCGCTTGCCGGATGTCCGCAGGTGGTGTGCTACCGGGCAGTCGGCTGGAAATGGGCCCACGATATTTTTCTCCACATACTCAAAATCCCCTATGCCTCGCTCCCGAACCTCGTCGGTGGGAAGATTGACCGCCTGACGCGCAACGAGGTCAACCGCGAGGCTGTCAGGACGGGCGTGAGAGGATGTGTCGTGCCTGAAATGCTCGTCCACAACTGCACGCCGGAGATGGTCGACCGTCAGCTCGCGCCGCTCATCGGCGACACTTCCGAGCGCCGGGCGCAGCTCGACGGCTATGACCGTGTGCGCCGCATCCTCCACACCGACAGCTCTGCTGCGGCCAATGTCGCGGCGCTCATCCTCCGTTCGCTCGGAGGGCGGTGA